CTTGGCTGATAGCGAGTTAGCGAGTTAATCGCGCCGCCTTCATCAATAATGTGACCCGTGCTACCTACTGTTTTACCAGGGCTGAACCAAGCGCCTTGACCTAGTGCAAATACGCCTGGCGTCACACGTGGCGTAATACGCACTTTAACGGCAATAGAACCACGTTCGTTATACATCTCAACGTTATCGCCAGAGCTTAAACTATGCTTTGCTGCATCCATTGGGTTAACCCAAACTGCATCTTCAACCGCTTCTCTTAACCAAGGTACGTTGTGGTAGCTTGAGTGAGTACGGCCTTTAGTGTGGTAACCCGCTAACTGAATTGGGTAGTCTGTACTGGTGTCTTCATCTTCAAAACCATCCCAAGTCACTGTGTACTGTGGAATAGCGGTGATGGTATCTCCCTTAACACCAGTTGGGTTTAGTGGGCTGTTTTCTTGATCCCAGTTAGCGGCACGCCATGCAAGTTCAGCTGAGTAGATCTCAATCTTGCCACTTGGGGTCGATAAGGCTTCGCCGCCCTTAATGTAGCTTTCAAGTGCAACGTAGTTGTCGTTCATGTTCTTACGGAAAAAACCAACCTCTTGTGCTTCTTTATAAGTTGCTGGGAACGCCGGTACAACCCCTGCATTTTTACTGCTATCTCTGGTCTTTTGGTAAAGCTCTTCTAGCCACTCGCTTTCAGTCTTACCTTCAGTGAACTCAGCTTCACAACCCATGTATTTAGCAATCAACGCAGATGCTTCATACATAGATTTACAGTCCCACATAGGCTCGATAGCTGACTTCATTGCAGTAATATAACCAAGAGCACCTGATGCGTAGCTGTCATTAACCAAATCGTTAGACTCTAACCAACTAGTATCCGGCAAAATAATATCGGCAAATTTAGCGCCAGGTGTCATCCAGCAATCACAGCTAACAATCAGCTCAACGCCTGATTCATCTTGATAGATCTCAGCGGTGTTGTTGATCTGTGCATGTTGGTTTAGCAAGGTGCTGTCAGATGCAGAAATAATCACTTTAATGTTAGTGCCAAGTGGTGTGTCTAGACCATCAGTACCTTTAACACCATGGCTGCGAGCAGTCATCGTTTCACCGTGATGAATCGCTTCAGACCAAGTAAAGAATGAAATTTTCTCTTTGACTGGATTAGCACCTGCTGGGATCCCTGCGCGGTACATGCCACTCATGTATGGCAGTTCACCATTTGATGAACCCAAGGTACCTAGCTTGCCTGTGAGTACTGACAACATGTACAAGGCACGTACAGTTTGCTCACCATTGGCTTGGCGGTTAACACCCGCGCCAGCAACAATGTAAGGCGCTTGTGCTTCTTGCAGGTCGGTCGCCATTTGCTGAATTTTTCCAGCTGGAATACCAGTGATTTCCTCAGCCCATTGCGCTGTTTTCTTCGGCGCGTCAGCATAGATACCAAGCCCAAGAATGTAGTCACGGTAGTTCTCTTCTGGGTTCATGACAGCAGCATATTCTTGCTTAGTCTCATCACCACTTGCTGCGAAAATTTCTTTTTGCGCTTGAATCGATGCAGCGTCAAAACCAACCGCGTACTTATTGATAAAATCTAGTGAGTTGGCATCAACCCAACCTGAATTTATCATTTGATAAGCAACCGCTTCTGCTAATGCAGCATCTGTACCAGGACGGATAGGTAACCATGTAGACTCTTTACCTAACATTGAGTCTGTGTAACGAGGATCGATCATGGTCACTTTAAGGCCGTTAGCCTTTTGCAGAGCCTTAAGGTAGTCATAACCTTCACCGCTACCAGACTGACGGATCTCACTAGGGTTATAAGCAAAGCCGAGTAAGAAGTCGCTGTTAGCAAGCGTTACCGTTGACGAACCTTTAGTACTACCGGTACCAAATGTATGCGCTGCCGCTTCTTGCTGCTGCGCCCACGAGTAGTTACCGTAGTAGCTCAAGCAACCGCCATTTAGGTTTAGCAGGCGATTGAAACAACCATTTGATGCAAAGCCATAGTAAGCGCCAGACCCATAGCTGCGGAAAATAGCTTTGTTACCATGCTCTGCAATCACTGAAGTTAGCTTAGTAGCGATAGTCTTAGCAGCTTCGTCCCAAGTAATAGGTACAAACTTGCCTTCACCACGCTTACCAACACGCTTCATTGGCGACTTTAGACGGTCAACAGCATAGGTACGCTGACGCAGTGAGCGCCCACGAGCACAAGCACGCACTTGGTAAATGTCATCACCATCGGTAATGTCATGATCTGTTTCAACACGAGTAATCACACCATCACGGCTGAAAACTTTAACTGGGCAGTTTGAACCACAGTTTACTAGGCACGCAGACCAAGTAATTTGCTCATCACCCACGGGTGGTTTAGGCGGAATAACATTGGCATCATCAGAGCTGGAATTACAGCCTGTAACCGTTGCTGCACAGCCCAGCGCAGCACTCATTTTTAAGAAACTTCTACGTTCCATAATCTCGTTTTCCTCAAACTTAAAATGTGACTGATCCGACTTAAAGCAGCTTGTAGCTGAAGGTCAACATCAGTTGATGGGCGTTATAATTGTGATTTAGTTCACCTAGGGTGATTAATCCTGAATTGTTATCGGCTGTGACCGCTGCGCTGTCTGTATCGAAATAACGCTCAAACTGGTAAGCCAGTTTCAGTGCCATTTGCGGCGAGATCAGGTATTGGCCATAAAGACTTACACTGTGGTTATAGGAATAGTAAGCACCGTAAGCACCGTCACTTGATGGATTAACACCTGTGTTGCTTTCGGAGTTGGCAAAAAGGTAATCCATGCCTAAGGTCAGTCTATCTTCCATCAGGCCAGAGTAGGTTGCGCCTAGCCCTAGGTTGATAAATTCGTCACGAATTTCAGTATGCCAAATAGCGCTTTGATCGCCACTTTGGTCTGAATCAATCCATTGCTGACCGGCAAAAGCATAAACGGATAATGGCGTTGATAACTGCATATGTACGTTAGCGTCATAGCCATAATCTTTAGCCTGAGTTAAACCAATTTCAGTCGCGTCATAGTCATCATTGGCATAGTAAGTGCTAACATCAAAGGTCAACCACTCTAGTGGCGTGTAGCTGGCTCTGGCATTGATCTCGCTGCGATTACGATCTGCCAGGTGATACTTGCGCATCAACGAATCTGTTTCGTCAGAGGTGATTTCATCGGCTTGGTAATCACTGCCACCGCGCTCGCCATAACTCAAACCAAAATCAAGGGTTAGCTTATCGATAGCACGAATGCTGAGTTTGCTCCAAAGCTCATTATCTTGAGTCTCTTCACGCTCACCATAACTGCGTTCAACTTGCTTGTAGTCATAACCCGCTTGCAGACGGTAGCCACTGGCTAAACGGTAGCTTGCGTTAGCTTTAAATGATTGGCGTTCAATATCCATCGGCGTGTTTTGCTTGAATGCACCCGACATGGAGTTGTATTCATACTGGGCAAAATCAAATACTGAAGAGCGGTTATCACGCTTGCTGTAGTCGTAACTTGCCCCTAAGCGTAAGCGATTACTCACTCGCGTACTTGCCGCTAGATTGCTACTAAAGGTGTCGACTTGGCCATCCCAGTTCTGGATAGGGTTACCACTCATCTGTACTAGGTCTTGATCTTGGATCATACGACCCGATACCACGCGGCCACTAAAGACACTTGAGGCTAGACGATATTGACCCGATAACGACAGCTGATGTGCTTGGTTATCAGGCGTTGCACTGTAGACATCGTAGTTGTATGGCAGGCTTAGGTCGCTAATATTGTTCTCATAACGAGAGCCGTGATAGCTCAATTCTGACAGCCAGTTATCACCATCAAGCACTACACCTGCACTGAACTTATCGGTAGTTTCATCCACAGGCTCAGCAAAGTTTACTGGGCTTGGACTCATCAAACTTGCAGAGCGATTACCCGTTTTGTCTTCGCGGTCATAACGGGCATAACTACTAAGGCCAAGTTCGGTTAGCTTAGAAAAGTCATACTCAAAACCAATACCACTGCGCTGTCTCTGTAGATTAAGGTCGAGTACGCGAGTTTGCTCACTTGGCGTGAGCATACCCTTGTTATGCCACAGATTAGTTTGTGCATCGCTATACTGATTAGTGGTAATCGTTTGAAAATCAACATCAAGCTTATACTGCTCACTCTTAGCAGCTTCGATGTTGATAAAACCATTATCCATGCCTAACTGATGCGCCTGAACCTTAGCGCGATAGCCGCTTTTCTGGTATGCCATATCGGCGTTAACACCCGCGATAGCACCATCAGTACCAGTGCCAAGCTGATTAATTGCATGGTCGTCATCAGAACCAATAGCGCCAACACTTGCGCCCATCGAACCTGAATAGCCATCATTAGAAACACAACGCTTACACTGGTAATTCGCTGTTTTTAGATTTTCAGTATTTGCTTGTTGGACACCGAAATCGGCCGCTATCGCACCAGTTGCCGTTCCGAAAAAGGCTAGAGTGATCAAATTTAAAGAAAATAATTTAGTTAAACGCATAATACTCACTCCTAGTCTTAACGGGCAAAGTTGCTGCCAGCTGGATGGTTAGAACCATGGATTTTGCTGTGACAATTTAGGCAGCTTTTACCTGCACTAAAGGCATCTTGACCCGCTTGCGTTGCTACGCGGCTTGCGTGACCATCATCAGCGTGGCATTGCTGGCACAACTGAGGTGTTCGTGTCTTAAGCAAAGCGTCGTTAACACTGCCGTGTGCTGTATGGCAGCTTGAGCAGTCTTCCATTACAGGTGCATGCTCCCACAGGAATGGTCCGCGTTTATCGGCGTGACATTCGGCGCAGGTTTCATTTAGGCTTGGCTTGATCAACGCACTTTCGGACATTGAACCGTGTGGGTTATGGCAATCGATACAGGTCATCTGATCCCATTTCATTGGGTGCGATGAACGCTTATTCATATCCGCTTTAGCGCGGGTATGGCATGAGGTACAAGTATCGTTAACCATGAGACGGTCAAGTGCAGGGTCTTTAGCGGCATGAACGCTATGACAATCAGCACAGGCCACCTCTTCTAAGTTGTGGGTACTGTTATGCCACGCCATCTGCTTAGGGTCGTTATGACACCCCTGACAAACACTGTTCTGAGTTTCTGCAGGCAGCTTGCTGCCGTCGCTAAAGCTAATCATTGGCTCTTTTCCACCACGATTATGCTTACCTAGTGGACCGTGACAGGCTTCGCACTGCATGCCAGCCATTGGTGACTTGCTGCTATTCATATCGCCATGAACGCCATCAAAAATCGCTAACACCTTAGCGCTTTTTTTATGGCACATAAGGCAAGTATCTGCACCTTTAGTAGAGTATTTACCTTCGGCAAACTTCTCGGTTAACTTTTGTTCGAGTTGCTCAGAATCAAGAGAATCCCAAGGAGTTGCTTGGGCTGGAAAAACAATAATGAGTAATGAGAGTAAACTCGTAGCCATGAACTTGGCCATAAAACTCACTGACTTTATGCTATTGAAGAAGGACATTAACTGACAGACCTGTTGTATATCGATAGAGGTATTCTAGAGTCTGTTCAGCAATTGTTTCAAGCGCATACATGATGGACTTAAAGTTGAGGTTTAAGCCATAATTTTAGAGAAACCAATTACTAGCTCACAATATAAACATGCGGATCAAGTACACCTTCAAAGCAGTGAAGAATAAAATAACTATATATTTCAGCAGAATGAAGTTCAGATGGGAATGATTATTATCTTTAGCAGTTATTAATTTAGTAAAGTTATGTAAATCAATTGATTTTACGGTGATAAGTTATCGGCGTTAGATCACGAAAATATTTCGCACTCGTCAGCACAAACGCAAGAGTACTACTTAAGTTATAGCCGGTAGTGTTAAAATTTAAACGAATCACAACAGATACACAGTAAATATAAGCATCTACTTTTCAATATTAATCAGCTCTAATCATAAAAAATGACCTTGAAACAAATCTCAAACCACAGTCAGCTTTATTCACAACAGACCGATAATGAACATATCGGATAACAGTTGTGGCAAGCTGTTCACGGTTTGTTCGAGAAGTGACTCAACTTAATTTGAGTACTCGATCAATTATCAGTGTTATATGTAAGTTACCTACCTAAGTGCTCAAAAAAACTATAGGTTAGCAGCCTCAAATTAGGGCTCAGTACGTTGCGGCACCACCAGTACATTACTTCGAATTCGCGATAAAATTGATTCAGCGGTATTGCCGACAACATAACCCAGTATGCCTTGCCTCTGCCGAGCCCCCATAACCAAATACTGTGCTTTCAACCGGCAACTCAACTCAAAGAGGCACATGTCAGCATCACCAGCCAAAATATGGACATACTCTTTGTCTAGCCCTAGCTGCTCGATCTCTTGGCTATGACGCTGATAGGCATCCTTAATTAAGGTTCGGCTATTGACCAGATCCATATCCCGCAATACTTTAGGCACACGGATCACAAAACCTAAATGAAGCTCATAACCCGTTGCAGCTGAAAGTTTTTTTGCTTGCGTTATAACGGCTTGATTGAGTGCTTGCTTAGATGGATTATCACTTCCTAAATCCACTGCCATTAAAATTGACTTGGCTCGATTCAACGGGTTATTACTAAGTAACATCAGCGGTACTTTAGTGTGACGAATGAGCTGCCAATCCAAGGGGAGGAAATGCGCTGACTCATGGATAGATTTTACCATCATGGCATATTCATCACAGCCAGCATGCCCGCAAGCCTGTTCGAATATGTTTTTACACCACATACTAACTATGGGGATATTGGGCGCATTAAGCTCGCTCAGTTGCTGCCGAACATATGCAATATCATCGGCTAATACTTGTGCCCGCACAGACGCTGCAATACGAGGATTATAGTAGGCATCACCACTGAGGGACTCATAACTGTATGCGGCAATCTCAGGGGCTAGTTCCAGCTGTTCAGCCAACACAACACCTGCTGCTACGGCGTTGGCTTGTTGTTGATTTTTCTGTGAAATTATGAGTATCTTATCCATAAATGCCTCCTTAAGCGGGCTTTACTTCAACATAGCAAATGACTGAATTTACTCCTTGATCTTCATCATTAAAACGCTCAATATTCAAGCAACGTTAGCAGTAATTACGAGGCAAATATGGCGGTAGACCTGTTTATTATCTCGTTATGTTTAATTCTATTTTGCGGTAAAGTTTTTGGTAGTCTATTCGAGCGGTTAGCAATGCCTGCCGTGGTCGGAGAGATCCTCGCAGGCCTTCTTTTAGGGCCGACATTATTGAATTTTGTCACCCCTCACCCAACTTTAGCGGTCATGGCTGAATTAGGGGTGATTTTGCTGCTATTTTCAATTGGCTGCGAAACATCCATTAAGCGACTCTATCAAGCCGGCGGCCGCGCAGTGGCTGTTGCTGTGCTAGGGATCTTATCCCCGGCTATCTTGATGGGATTAAGTAGTGCTTATTATCTTACCGACTCCCTATTTACCGCTATTTATCTAGGGTGCGCATTAACCGCCACCAGCATAGGCATCTCATTACGTGTATTGGTTCAAGCTAACCAAGGACAGACTACCGTTGGTAATATTATTTTAGGTGCAGCGGTAATTGACGACGTCATAGGAGTGATATTACTCAGTATCCTGTTTAATTTTGCTAGCCAGGGAGCGCTTGATATCGCTAGTACCTTGCTACTGATCGGCAAGGTGCTTTTATTTTTGATCCTCACCCCACCAATCGCTAGGGCACTGCTCTATCTTGCCCGAGCGTTCAAACCCGCTAACGATAATTCCGGATATGAAGTCGTCATAGCCATGATATTAGTTTGCTTATTTTCGTGGCTGGCGCACCTGTTTGCAGCACCAGCATTACTCGGTGGTTTCGCTGTAGGCTTAGCGCTGAGTCGACAATTCATCTCTCCATTCAATCGCTATTTAGTTAATCCCTTCGCCTTTACGCACAAAATGGAATTATCAACCAAGACGCTCGTTGACGTGTTTACACCAATCTTTTTTGTCTATGTTGGTATTAGTTTAGATCTAAGTCAGCTCGATTACAGTGCCAGTGGCGTATTGCTGTTACTGTGGCTATCTCTACTGGCAATTTTAAGTAAACTTGCCGCTGGTTGGCTTGCTGGAGGGGGATGGAAAAATAAACTCATTGTAGGCAGTGCCATGGTACCTCGTGGCGAGGTGGGCTTAGTATTTGCTGAATTAGGCAGGAAAATGGATATAATCGACAGTAAACTGTTTACCGAATTGGTAGTGATTATCGCGATAACCACATTGATAGGTCCATTACTGCTAAAGTGGAGCTTAAGAGATAACGTCAAATACGCATAGCGATTTATTTAAACAATCTGTATATCTAAACCAGCCACATTTAGTGACTGGTGATAATTAAACCTCAACGGTTCTGGGAAAATAATAGCCTAATCCCAGATAAACTCTCGAAAGTGCTTACGGCAAACTGACTCGTAACTCTCATTACCACCAATGGCGACCTGTTCACCCTCTCTCATTGGCTTGCCGCTACCATCAAGACGCACCACCATATTGGCTTTACGACCACAGTGACAAATCGTTTTCAGTTCGACTAGCTTATCGGCCCAAGCAAGTAGGTATTGGCTGCCACTGAACAACTCACCTTGGAAATCGGTTTTAAGGCCATAACACAACACTGGAATATCGAGAATATCGACCACATAAGTCAACTGCTTGACCTGCTCTTTACTCAAAAATTGAGATTCATCAATTAGAATACAGTGCAGCGTTTGCTCTTTGTGAGCAGTGCCGATCATATTGGTTAAATCATCATCACTACCAAATACCTGCGCTTCGGTCTCGATGCCAATACGCGAAGCCACTTTACCTACGCCATATCGATTATCGATTGACGCCGTCATGACTAAGGTATTCATGCCGCGTTCACGGTAGTTATATGAAGACTGTAATAATGAAGTCGACTTACCGGCGTTCATTGCTGAGTAATAAAAATAGAGTTGCGCCAAACCGAGAGTCCTTAAGGATGAATTCATCGTTAGTCTAGCATTATTAGCTAGCACAAATCATCCACAATCCACCATATAGTGAGGCTAATCATTTGCTATTTTACTCACTAACTTTATCACCTTAACTAGTGTAACCCTCTAGAGAATAGCTAAACACTAGTGAGTTAACAGCTATTTTTAAGCGCTCTGATATCAGTATGATATAGCGCAACATTAATTGTTCACCCTCCCCTTACACTTGTCGTACAACGTTAATATTTAAAACTCAATTAAAACTCATATGGCCCACAAAACAACACACATTTAATGAGATAAGTTAACGCCATTATTAAGGATCAATTAACAAACAATTGATAGTGTCACTTGTAGACCCATCCGACTTAAAGATGCAGGATTCAGTGGGAGTTTAATGGGCTTTAATCAAGGCATTGATTGCCACGAATGGTTTCTCCCTTGGTAAAATCAATAACACAGAGTAAAGCCCATTAAAACCCATCATAGAAGGTGTTGTGCAAACCCACTTCGTTGTTGCACTCACTTAAAATGGAATAACCATTTCTATGTTAATGCGCCTAGAATTGAACTAGCACAGCGCCTCTGAAACGAGCATCTTCAGGTAGGATGGGTATAAAACTCATAAGAAATAACAACTATAATGAAGGAAGTATTACCAGATGCATAAAACACTCATCGCCGCAGCTATTACTGCAACGCTCGCGTTAAGCGCCTGCTCAACCACTAAAAACGATCCAATGGCAGCGACTATGGTGCAAACTCAGAATCCTTTTTTACAAGCCAGTGTTTTACAATATCAAGCGCCTGACTTTAGCTTGATTAAAGACGAGCATTTCGCACCAGCGCTTGAACAAGGGATCAAGGAGCATTATCAGGAGATCCTCGAATTAGCCAATAACCCCGATGCAGCCACATTCGACAATACCATTGTGGCGATGGAAAAAAGTGGTCAGCTGTTAAACCGTACCTCTAAGGTTTTTTATAACCTCACAGGATCAAACAGCAACCCAACACTGCGTCAGGTACAAGGCGAAATGGCGCCAAAAATGGCAGCGCATTCTGACAATATCAACTTAAATCCAGCACTATTTGCTCGGGTAGAGAGCATCTATAACAGCCGTGCAGATCTAAACTTGTCAGCCGAAGCTAACCGCTTAGTCGAAGTTTACTATCAGCGCTTTGTTCGCGCCGGTGCCAAACTGAGCGATAGCCAGAAACAGCAGATCCGTGCACTAAACGAAGAGCAATCTACACTCACCAATGAGTTTGCTCAGCGCTTAATGCGACTGACCAAGGAGATCGCTGTTGTTGTAGACAATGAAGCTGAACTCAGTGGTTTGTCAGACAGTGCCATTCGTGCCGCGGCAGCGGATGCTACAGCCAATGGCCACGACGGTAAGTATCAACTCAACATCACCAACACCACGCGCCAGCCAGTACTGACTCAGTTAGATAATCGCGAGCTGCGCCAGCAAGTGTGGCAAGCCTCTGCCAATCGTGGTCTTGAGGGCGAAAATGAAACGGCCTCCTTTGTTGCCCGTTTAGCGCAGCTTAGAGCGGAGCGCGCAGCACTGCTAGGGTTTGACAGCTGGGCAGATTACCGCCTTGCCCCACAAATGGCCAAAACGCCAGAAGCGGTGTACAAGATGTTCGGCTCTATGGTGCCAGCCGTTGTTGCCAACACCAATAAAGAAGCTGCCGATATCCAAGCGATGATAGACAGCACTGGCGGTGATTTTGAATTGGCACCGTGGGACTGGGCTTACTACGCCGAACTTGTTCGCAAAGATAAGTATGACTTAGACGCCAATGCTATCCGCCCTTACTTTGAGTTTGACCGGGTATTAGAAGATGGAGTTTTTTATACCCTTAAAGAGCTTTATGGTGTGAGCTTTACGCCTCGTCCAGATCTTCCTGTCTACCACCCAGATGTGAAAGCCTATGAGATGTTTGATGAAGATGGTACTAGTTTAGCCATTTTCTACGCCGACCATTTTGCCCGAGAAGGCAAACGCGGTGGAGCCTGGATGAGTTCGTTTGTTGGTCAATCTGAATTGCTAAACAGCAAGCCTGTGGTCGTCAATGTGATGAATATTAAAAAGGCGCCAGCCGGCGAACCGACCTTTGTCAGCTACGATGAAGTGACTACCATGTTCCACGAGATGGGCCATGGCACTCATGGTATGTTCTCTAAGGTAAATTACCCTACCCTTTCTGGTACCTCGGTTTCACGCGACTTTGTCGAGTTTCCATCAACCTTCGAAGAGGATTGGGCGGCGCATCCCAAGGTGTTAGCTAACTATGCCAAGCATTATGAAACTGGTGAGCCTATCCCAGAGGAGCTGCTTAATAAACTGCTTAAATCACGCAGCTTTAACCAAGGCTTCGATACCCTTGAATATATGTCGGCAGCACTGGTTGATTTAGAGTGGCATTCACTTAAAGCGGATGCTCCACTGCAAGATGTTGCCAGCTTTGAAGCTGCGGCACTTAAAAAACATGGGGTTGATCTGCCAGCTGTACCGCCAAGATATAAATCGACCTACTTTGCTCACGCGTTCCCTGGTGGCTACTCAGCTAGTTATTACGCTTACATGTGGAGTGAAATCCTAGCGGCCGATGCCTTTGCTTACGTGCAAACTCAAGGCGGCTTGAACCGTGAGATAGGCATGAAGTTTAGAAAAACCATTCGTGAGGTCGGTAATACTGTGCCGCCAATGGACGCCTACAAAGCCTTTAGAGGTCAAGAGCCAACGACTGAAGCCTTGCTTAATCGCCGTGGTTTAAACAACTAATACTCGTATTCATACTGTATTAATAGCTACAAAAAAGCCGCTCTCATTGAGAGCGGCTTTTAAATGCCTAACGAAAAGCTTTCTAAATTAAGTGGTCGTTCGCTGACAAGATTTAATCCGCAGTATAATCACGCTAATCACAAACAACACACTACAGGTCAATAAGCCTGCCATCACTGACTCAGTGAAACCAAGTACAATGTAGCCACCTAAACTAATGCCTGCGACAATTAACGCATAGGGTAACTGCGTGATCACATGGTCGATATGATGGCAGTTCGCGCCCGTTGAAGACAAAATGGTGGTGTCAGATATCGGTGAACAATGATCGCCAAATACTGCCCCAGCAAGCACTGCAGCCAGCATTGGTAGCATCATGCTCGTGTCACTTCCCATCGCCATATCAGCAGCAATAGGTAACATAATACCGAATGTACCCCAGCTGGTGCCGGTAGAAAATGCGGTTAAACCAGCCAGAATAAACAGCACTGCAGGCAACATCGCAAACGGAATATTACCGGTCGCTAAGCTCGCCATATACTTACCAGTTTCAAGCTGACCGATGACACCTGCTATCGTCCATGCAAAGAGCAAGATGTAGATTGCTGGCAG
The Shewanella sp. KX20019 DNA segment above includes these coding regions:
- a CDS encoding DMSO/selenate family reductase complex A subunit — translated: MERRSFLKMSAALGCAATVTGCNSSSDDANVIPPKPPVGDEQITWSACLVNCGSNCPVKVFSRDGVITRVETDHDITDGDDIYQVRACARGRSLRQRTYAVDRLKSPMKRVGKRGEGKFVPITWDEAAKTIATKLTSVIAEHGNKAIFRSYGSGAYYGFASNGCFNRLLNLNGGCLSYYGNYSWAQQQEAAAHTFGTGSTKGSSTVTLANSDFLLGFAYNPSEIRQSGSGEGYDYLKALQKANGLKVTMIDPRYTDSMLGKESTWLPIRPGTDAALAEAVAYQMINSGWVDANSLDFINKYAVGFDAASIQAQKEIFAASGDETKQEYAAVMNPEENYRDYILGLGIYADAPKKTAQWAEEITGIPAGKIQQMATDLQEAQAPYIVAGAGVNRQANGEQTVRALYMLSVLTGKLGTLGSSNGELPYMSGMYRAGIPAGANPVKEKISFFTWSEAIHHGETMTARSHGVKGTDGLDTPLGTNIKVIISASDSTLLNQHAQINNTAEIYQDESGVELIVSCDCWMTPGAKFADIILPDTSWLESNDLVNDSYASGALGYITAMKSAIEPMWDCKSMYEASALIAKYMGCEAEFTEGKTESEWLEELYQKTRDSSKNAGVVPAFPATYKEAQEVGFFRKNMNDNYVALESYIKGGEALSTPSGKIEIYSAELAWRAANWDQENSPLNPTGVKGDTITAIPQYTVTWDGFEDEDTSTDYPIQLAGYHTKGRTHSSYHNVPWLREAVEDAVWVNPMDAAKHSLSSGDNVEMYNERGSIAVKVRITPRVTPGVFALGQGAWFSPGKTVGSTGHIIDEGGAINSLTRYQPSPVAKGNPQHTIRVAIKKI
- a CDS encoding MtrB/PioB family decaheme-associated outer membrane protein, with the translated sequence MRLTKLFSLNLITLAFFGTATGAIAADFGVQQANTENLKTANYQCKRCVSNDGYSGSMGASVGAIGSDDDHAINQLGTGTDGAIAGVNADMAYQKSGYRAKVQAHQLGMDNGFINIEAAKSEQYKLDVDFQTITTNQYSDAQTNLWHNKGMLTPSEQTRVLDLNLQRQRSGIGFEYDFSKLTELGLSSYARYDREDKTGNRSASLMSPSPVNFAEPVDETTDKFSAGVVLDGDNWLSELSYHGSRYENNISDLSLPYNYDVYSATPDNQAHQLSLSGQYRLASSVFSGRVVSGRMIQDQDLVQMSGNPIQNWDGQVDTFSSNLAASTRVSNRLRLGASYDYSKRDNRSSVFDFAQYEYNSMSGAFKQNTPMDIERQSFKANASYRLASGYRLQAGYDYKQVERSYGEREETQDNELWSKLSIRAIDKLTLDFGLSYGERGGSDYQADEITSDETDSLMRKYHLADRNRSEINARASYTPLEWLTFDVSTYYANDDYDATEIGLTQAKDYGYDANVHMQLSTPLSVYAFAGQQWIDSDQSGDQSAIWHTEIRDEFINLGLGATYSGLMEDRLTLGMDYLFANSESNTGVNPSSDGAYGAYYSYNHSVSLYGQYLISPQMALKLAYQFERYFDTDSAAVTADNNSGLITLGELNHNYNAHQLMLTFSYKLL
- a CDS encoding DmsE family decaheme c-type cytochrome produces the protein MAKFMATSLLSLLIIVFPAQATPWDSLDSEQLEQKLTEKFAEGKYSTKGADTCLMCHKKSAKVLAIFDGVHGDMNSSKSPMAGMQCEACHGPLGKHNRGGKEPMISFSDGSKLPAETQNSVCQGCHNDPKQMAWHNSTHNLEEVACADCHSVHAAKDPALDRLMVNDTCTSCHTRAKADMNKRSSHPMKWDQMTCIDCHNPHGSMSESALIKPSLNETCAECHADKRGPFLWEHAPVMEDCSSCHTAHGSVNDALLKTRTPQLCQQCHADDGHASRVATQAGQDAFSAGKSCLNCHSKIHGSNHPAGSNFAR
- a CDS encoding universal stress protein; amino-acid sequence: MDKILIISQKNQQQANAVAAGVVLAEQLELAPEIAAYSYESLSGDAYYNPRIAASVRAQVLADDIAYVRQQLSELNAPNIPIVSMWCKNIFEQACGHAGCDEYAMMVKSIHESAHFLPLDWQLIRHTKVPLMLLSNNPLNRAKSILMAVDLGSDNPSKQALNQAVITQAKKLSAATGYELHLGFVIRVPKVLRDMDLVNSRTLIKDAYQRHSQEIEQLGLDKEYVHILAGDADMCLFELSCRLKAQYLVMGARQRQGILGYVVGNTAESILSRIRSNVLVVPQRTEP
- a CDS encoding cation:proton antiporter, coding for MAVDLFIISLCLILFCGKVFGSLFERLAMPAVVGEILAGLLLGPTLLNFVTPHPTLAVMAELGVILLLFSIGCETSIKRLYQAGGRAVAVAVLGILSPAILMGLSSAYYLTDSLFTAIYLGCALTATSIGISLRVLVQANQGQTTVGNIILGAAVIDDVIGVILLSILFNFASQGALDIASTLLLIGKVLLFLILTPPIARALLYLARAFKPANDNSGYEVVIAMILVCLFSWLAHLFAAPALLGGFAVGLALSRQFISPFNRYLVNPFAFTHKMELSTKTLVDVFTPIFFVYVGISLDLSQLDYSASGVLLLLWLSLLAILSKLAAGWLAGGGWKNKLIVGSAMVPRGEVGLVFAELGRKMDIIDSKLFTELVVIIAITTLIGPLLLKWSLRDNVKYA
- a CDS encoding thymidine kinase; the encoded protein is MAQLYFYYSAMNAGKSTSLLQSSYNYRERGMNTLVMTASIDNRYGVGKVASRIGIETEAQVFGSDDDLTNMIGTAHKEQTLHCILIDESQFLSKEQVKQLTYVVDILDIPVLCYGLKTDFQGELFSGSQYLLAWADKLVELKTICHCGRKANMVVRLDGSGKPMREGEQVAIGGNESYESVCRKHFREFIWD